The following is a genomic window from Bacillus sp. V2I10.
ATTGCTCCAAAAGAAAATAACAGAGAGACATGCAAGAGCACTCATTCCTTTAAAAAAACCAGATCCGCAAATTACACTGCTCTCTGAAATCATTGAAAAGCAGTTAAATGTCAAACAAACAGAAGACCGCGTTGTCAAAATGCTTGAGAAAACCAGCCCAAAAGCAAAACCAAAACGTAAAGCATTCAGCCGGGATACCCGTATTGCGATGAATACCATCCGTCAATCGTTGACAATGGTAGCGGACACTGGCGTAAAAATAAATGCTGAAGAAGAAGAATTTGAAGAATACATTCAATTCACTATAAAAATTCCAAAGTAGCTCTCTGCAAATTCAGCAGAGGGCTTTTTCTTTTTGAAGTTTCATAGATTTCGAGATTTCCGGTCAAGGTGCATTTTTACAAATTGCAAAAAAGTTCAAACCATTGGGAAAGTTTCATGATAAAATAGAGAGCATGATAGAGTTCATGTTTAGTGAAAGCAGGTGACATTGTGGGGAAAATTATTGCCATTGCGAACCAGAAAGGCGGAGTCGGCAAAACGACAACTTCCGTTAATCTTGGTGCGTGCTTAGCATATATAGGAAAACGAGTTCTTCTCGTCGATGTTGACCCACAAGGAAATGCGACAAGTGGTATAGGAATAGAAAAAGCCGATGTTGAACATTGTGTTTATGATATTTTAGTTGATGATGTTGATGTAACAGAAGTCATTAAGCCAACTGCTGTCGAAAATTTGGATGCAATTCCGGCCACTATCCAGCTGGCAGGTGCCGAAATTGAACTTGTGCCAACCATTTCTAGAGAAGTCCGTCTGAAACGTGCGCTTGAAAAAGTAAAACATAATTATGACTATATGATTATTGACTGTCCTCCCTCTTTAGGATTGCTGACAATCAATGCTTTAACAGCTTCAGATGCCGTGCTTATTCCAGTTCAATGCGAGTATTATGCACTTGAAGGATTGAGTCAGCTGCTGAATACTGTGCGATTAGTTCAAAAACATTTAAATACCGATTTAATGATAGAAGGCGTTCTTTTAACAATGCTTGATGCACGAACCAATTTAGGAATTCAGGTTATTGAAGAAGTCAAAAAATATTTTCGCGACAAAGTATATAAAACAATTATCCCCAGAAACGTCCGTTTAAGCGAAGCACCAAGTCATGGACAGCCGATTATTATTTATGACCCGCGCTCAAGGGGCGCTGACGTATACTTAGAATTGGCAAAGGAAGTGGTTGTAAATGGCTAAAGGGTTAGG
Proteins encoded in this region:
- a CDS encoding ParA family protein, with product MGKIIAIANQKGGVGKTTTSVNLGACLAYIGKRVLLVDVDPQGNATSGIGIEKADVEHCVYDILVDDVDVTEVIKPTAVENLDAIPATIQLAGAEIELVPTISREVRLKRALEKVKHNYDYMIIDCPPSLGLLTINALTASDAVLIPVQCEYYALEGLSQLLNTVRLVQKHLNTDLMIEGVLLTMLDARTNLGIQVIEEVKKYFRDKVYKTIIPRNVRLSEAPSHGQPIIIYDPRSRGADVYLELAKEVVVNG